Proteins from one Stenotrophomonas aracearum genomic window:
- a CDS encoding SymE family type I addiction module toxin, whose product MYTHWDDTPYDELPSQPTPKRPASAAGAASTPTPPPDFAEDAKIPFMKLQGRWLRQMGFNVGSKLQIDAAEGVITISIIGRPILPYPGVPRSLQRQIHHAVVEADTRQPILSGDPR is encoded by the coding sequence ATGTACACCCACTGGGACGACACGCCGTACGACGAACTCCCTTCCCAACCCACCCCCAAGCGCCCCGCAAGCGCTGCCGGCGCAGCTTCAACACCCACACCACCCCCAGACTTCGCAGAAGACGCCAAGATCCCCTTCATGAAGCTCCAGGGCCGCTGGCTTCGCCAGATGGGCTTCAACGTGGGTTCCAAGCTCCAGATCGACGCAGCAGAAGGTGTCATCACCATCTCCATCATCGGCCGCCCCATCCTGCCTTACCCCGGCGTGCCCAGGAGCCTGCAGCGCCAGATCCACCACGCGGTCGTTGAGGCCGACACGCGCCAGCCGATTCTCAGCGGAGATCCGCGATGA
- a CDS encoding DUF6119 family protein, giving the protein MASIQLSLRLCKSGVSLKTVVDSFDDMKPYKADRGFVLISQKKEGVPDWLSVLRSESLSKIPDLHTMSCGAAYVMEVQYKAKKYVVAYTFGTAHHRLEDDLFEPRFGLRVALNLIESNKLRNMDVASLDASTLKTRMQASRSTSVNDFGLDVNQDLLTLLSGASSDASFARAVTGRDAISMRAMPSAGFFKDKAIQAIEIYKKRTYKSKYPWVDYIDPVKDSVVLAALERDLFDELVQIASGHPTDASLSTPDISDPLVAEAVTYAGAGMRPGKKKVFDEIDIYDYVSEIKASLLGGRLAMDEMRASHRIVMEDQATGIPRSERVFRSINFEVSRAGLRYVLFGGSWYQVDAKHAKSVEDEFNSFLIPKAIFKPTTARNERQYIEELNSRSDLLNMDQTKIDPAGTTQANIEPCDFLSTKKHLIHLKDAAASSSMSHLWSQGQVSCTLMMTDGIFREKFIKEAKKRETKYKKKGFSELLPSKSAAPDPSKFTVVFGVMRARNRKNGQLDVPFFSKVAMRPSLTAIRLMSYKVFVEIIEKV; this is encoded by the coding sequence ATGGCTAGCATTCAACTGAGCTTGCGGCTTTGTAAGTCTGGGGTGTCGCTGAAGACGGTGGTCGATTCATTCGACGACATGAAGCCATACAAGGCGGATCGCGGCTTTGTCCTGATTTCCCAGAAGAAGGAGGGTGTTCCAGATTGGCTATCGGTGTTGAGGAGCGAAAGCCTCTCGAAAATCCCTGATCTGCATACAATGAGCTGTGGCGCCGCGTACGTAATGGAAGTTCAGTACAAGGCCAAAAAGTACGTTGTTGCGTACACGTTTGGTACTGCGCACCATCGGCTTGAAGATGACCTGTTTGAGCCCCGATTCGGGCTCCGCGTCGCTCTTAACCTCATCGAGAGTAACAAGCTGCGAAACATGGATGTGGCAAGCCTTGATGCATCTACTTTGAAGACAAGAATGCAGGCTAGTCGCTCGACATCCGTGAATGACTTCGGCCTCGATGTGAACCAGGATCTCTTAACCCTCCTCTCTGGTGCATCAAGCGACGCATCTTTTGCACGTGCCGTTACTGGCCGCGATGCTATCTCAATGCGTGCAATGCCCTCTGCGGGATTCTTCAAGGATAAGGCGATTCAGGCAATTGAGATCTATAAGAAGCGCACGTACAAGAGCAAGTATCCCTGGGTTGATTACATTGACCCAGTCAAGGACTCCGTCGTTCTGGCCGCGCTTGAACGAGATCTGTTTGATGAGTTGGTGCAGATTGCGTCTGGTCATCCGACAGATGCTAGCCTCTCAACACCGGACATATCGGACCCACTCGTGGCAGAGGCGGTCACATATGCGGGCGCTGGAATGAGGCCGGGAAAGAAGAAGGTCTTCGATGAGATCGACATATATGACTATGTCTCGGAGATTAAAGCATCCTTGCTAGGCGGGAGGCTGGCAATGGATGAAATGCGTGCTAGTCATAGGATAGTCATGGAAGATCAGGCAACTGGCATTCCTCGCAGCGAGAGGGTTTTCAGGTCGATCAACTTCGAGGTTTCACGCGCTGGGCTGAGATACGTCCTGTTTGGGGGTTCTTGGTACCAGGTTGATGCAAAGCACGCGAAGTCTGTGGAGGATGAATTCAATTCATTTCTCATTCCGAAGGCGATCTTCAAGCCGACCACAGCAAGGAATGAGCGGCAGTACATTGAAGAACTTAACTCGCGCTCGGATCTTCTCAACATGGATCAGACGAAGATTGATCCAGCGGGTACAACACAGGCAAATATTGAGCCCTGTGACTTCTTGTCGACGAAGAAGCATTTGATTCATCTTAAGGACGCCGCCGCATCCAGTTCAATGAGCCACCTCTGGAGCCAAGGTCAGGTGTCTTGCACGTTGATGATGACAGACGGCATATTTCGGGAGAAGTTCATCAAAGAGGCAAAGAAGAGAGAGACAAAGTACAAAAAGAAAGGATTCTCGGAACTTCTTCCATCAAAGTCTGCTGCGCCTGATCCATCAAAATTCACCGTGGTGTTTGGTGTAATGCGGGCGAGGAACAGGAAGAATGGTCAACTTGACGTTCCGTTCTTCAGTAAGGTAGCCATGCGGCCATCGCTAACAGCGATTCGCCTGATGAGCTATAAGGTCTTCGTCGAAATAATTGAGAAGGTCTAG
- a CDS encoding very short patch repair endonuclease yields the protein MDRLTPERRSWLMAQVRSANTKPEVAVRSLLHRLGYRFRLHRRDLPGTPDIVLPGRRTVIFVHGCFWHGHSCKREKMPKSRLDYWGPKIEANRQRDRRKCKALRDLGWHVTEVWECELKYPARLARKLVRSLSGRATSP from the coding sequence ATGGACCGACTGACCCCCGAGCGCCGCAGTTGGCTGATGGCACAGGTGCGGTCAGCCAACACCAAGCCGGAGGTTGCGGTGCGGTCCCTGCTCCACAGGCTGGGCTACCGATTTCGGCTGCATCGTCGCGACTTGCCTGGCACTCCGGACATCGTGCTGCCGGGGCGGAGGACGGTTATCTTTGTCCATGGCTGCTTTTGGCACGGTCACAGCTGCAAGCGGGAGAAGATGCCCAAATCGCGGTTGGACTACTGGGGACCTAAGATAGAGGCCAATCGACAGAGAGACCGTCGGAAGTGCAAGGCGCTGAGGGATCTCGGCTGGCACGTGACCGAAGTGTGGGAGTGTGAGCTAAAGTACCCCGCACGGCTGGCGCGGAAGCTGGTGAGATCGCTCTCTGGTCGAGCTACGTCGCCTTAG
- a CDS encoding HNH endonuclease, whose translation MTKAVLTAAENSAYEDLKEHWYHFPNTYLRQVMEAKGDLVVFYEPRRSTGLDRSGSQSYFATARIVRVRPDPNRADHHFADLAGYVAFDEKVPFKVNGRYWESLLQKDDGSTNRGAFGRSVRLIPDEEFSAIITAGLGPSIEEARVEAYEEGFDPLPPAPPLTERPTATTTLTRKIRDVAFRRHVRIVYANTCAITGLRFLDKKGRPEVQGAHILPVEENGPDSVRNGIAMTATVHWLFDRGLISIGDDYRVLRSAKHHDALAALPLREVMTVPEKISDRPHPTYLDWHRVNRFGSS comes from the coding sequence ATGACCAAGGCCGTCCTTACAGCTGCGGAAAACTCCGCCTACGAAGACTTAAAAGAACACTGGTATCACTTCCCGAATACCTATCTCAGACAAGTGATGGAGGCTAAAGGGGACCTTGTGGTGTTCTACGAACCGCGAAGAAGTACCGGCCTTGATCGTTCCGGATCCCAGTCCTATTTCGCGACTGCTCGAATAGTCAGGGTTCGGCCGGACCCCAACCGCGCCGATCACCATTTCGCCGACCTTGCCGGATACGTGGCGTTCGACGAGAAGGTGCCATTCAAGGTCAACGGACGCTACTGGGAAAGTCTTCTACAGAAGGATGATGGCTCAACCAACAGGGGCGCGTTCGGTCGATCCGTGCGCCTAATCCCGGACGAGGAGTTTTCAGCAATCATCACCGCTGGCCTCGGCCCCTCAATAGAGGAAGCCCGTGTCGAGGCTTACGAGGAAGGCTTCGATCCTTTGCCCCCGGCCCCACCCCTCACCGAGCGGCCAACGGCCACGACGACGCTCACGCGAAAGATTCGAGACGTGGCGTTTCGCAGGCACGTCAGAATCGTGTACGCGAATACTTGCGCCATCACCGGGCTCCGATTCTTGGATAAAAAGGGTCGTCCGGAGGTCCAGGGGGCGCACATCTTGCCCGTTGAGGAGAACGGACCGGACAGCGTCCGCAATGGCATCGCCATGACCGCGACGGTTCACTGGCTATTTGATCGAGGCCTGATTTCGATTGGCGACGACTACAGAGTTCTTCGCTCTGCGAAGCACCACGACGCCCTTGCGGCACTGCCCCTCCGCGAGGTGATGACTGTGCCTGAGAAGATCAGCGACAGACCCCACCCAACGTACCTTGACTGGCATAGAGTGAACCGATTCGGCAGCTCTTAG
- a CDS encoding YncE family protein: MHPRSLFRSAALALAVSLTLGAPSAFAAEKAGTTAAASSVQRTAVAQGLYELAFSPTQNALFVASSGGFGDAAGPSQVLRLNPDSLAVEANIPLERKAFGVVLDDAHNRLYVGNTVDTSVTVVDTATNKSVGIVQLMEKKVGKDGKAGYTHDLRELVVDSPNNRLYVTGHSGEGSVLFVVDTKTLKLINTIPGLGNAKAPGLTLDAANKRVLTSNLLGEVVTVGTESGKVEQRFNISAEQPMNLALDPSGKRLFVTDQGLEMIRKYQGSSIPGFASKHPGQRVLVLDPTTGKELASIATDAGPLGLLLDAPRKRLYVTNREAGTVTAYDSESYKQVGAYDVPTHPNSLALDAKKNVLYVTIKNGDKDEKGSEESVARIAL; encoded by the coding sequence ATGCACCCTCGTTCCCTGTTCCGTTCGGCCGCCCTGGCGCTGGCCGTCAGCCTGACCCTTGGCGCCCCGTCTGCCTTTGCCGCCGAAAAGGCCGGCACCACCGCCGCCGCTTCGTCCGTCCAGCGCACCGCCGTTGCGCAGGGCCTGTACGAGCTGGCCTTCAGCCCGACCCAGAATGCGCTGTTCGTGGCCTCCTCGGGCGGCTTCGGCGATGCCGCCGGCCCTTCCCAGGTGCTGCGCCTGAATCCGGATTCGCTGGCCGTTGAAGCCAACATCCCGCTGGAGCGCAAGGCGTTCGGCGTGGTGCTGGACGACGCCCACAACCGCCTGTACGTGGGCAATACCGTGGACACCTCGGTGACCGTGGTGGATACCGCCACCAACAAGTCCGTCGGCATCGTGCAGCTGATGGAAAAGAAGGTGGGCAAGGACGGCAAGGCCGGCTACACCCACGACCTGCGCGAGCTGGTGGTGGATTCCCCGAACAACCGCCTGTACGTCACCGGCCACTCCGGCGAGGGCAGCGTGCTGTTCGTGGTGGATACGAAGACGCTGAAGCTCATCAACACCATTCCGGGCCTGGGCAACGCCAAGGCGCCGGGGCTGACCTTGGACGCGGCCAACAAGCGCGTGCTCACCTCCAACCTGCTGGGTGAAGTGGTCACCGTGGGCACCGAGAGCGGCAAGGTGGAGCAGCGCTTCAACATCAGCGCCGAGCAGCCGATGAACCTGGCCCTGGACCCGAGCGGCAAGCGCCTGTTCGTGACCGACCAGGGCCTGGAGATGATCCGCAAGTACCAGGGCAGCAGCATCCCGGGCTTCGCCTCCAAGCACCCGGGCCAGCGCGTGCTGGTACTGGACCCGACCACGGGCAAGGAACTGGCCAGCATCGCCACCGACGCCGGCCCGCTGGGGCTGCTGCTGGACGCGCCGCGCAAGCGCCTGTATGTGACCAACCGGGAAGCCGGTACGGTTACGGCGTATGACAGTGAGAGCTACAAGCAGGTGGGGGCGTATGACGTGCCGACCCACCCGAACAGCCTGGCGCTGGATGCGAAGAAGAACGTCCTGTATGTGACCATCAAGAATGGGGACAAGGACGAGAAGGGGAGTGAGGAGTCTGTGGCGCGGATTGCGCTTTAA
- a CDS encoding MDR family oxidoreductase — MTFNALLASKDGDQVSTRLVSFDEADLHEGDVLVQVEYSTLNYKDSLAMTNRSPVIRNFPLIPGIDLAGTVLETTNAGFHKGDRVVLNGYGLSQTHHGGLAQRARVPGEWLVKLPDSISSKDAMAIGTAGYTAMLCVLALEHGGVKPEHGDILVTGANGGVGSIALAILSKLGYRTVASTGRPEHAQYLKDLGADELIDRATLAEPRTRGLDAERWAGVVDVAGSHTLANALAQTKYRGVVAAAGLAQGVDLTTSVLPFILRNVTLAGIDSVQAPHEVRAEAWKRLATDLDLGKLASTVEVIGLEKVLEVFPDFLEGKVRGRLVVDVNA, encoded by the coding sequence ATGACATTCAACGCACTGCTGGCCAGCAAAGACGGCGACCAGGTTTCCACCCGGCTGGTGAGCTTCGACGAAGCTGACCTCCACGAAGGCGACGTGCTGGTGCAGGTGGAGTACTCCACCCTGAACTACAAAGACTCGCTGGCGATGACCAACCGCTCGCCGGTGATCCGCAACTTCCCTCTCATTCCCGGCATCGACCTGGCTGGCACCGTGCTCGAGACCACCAACGCCGGCTTCCACAAGGGCGACCGCGTGGTGCTCAACGGCTACGGCCTGAGCCAGACCCACCACGGCGGCCTGGCCCAGCGCGCGCGCGTACCGGGCGAGTGGCTGGTGAAGCTGCCCGACAGCATCAGCAGCAAGGACGCCATGGCCATCGGCACCGCCGGCTACACCGCCATGCTTTGCGTGCTGGCCCTGGAACACGGCGGCGTGAAGCCGGAACACGGCGACATCCTGGTGACCGGCGCCAACGGCGGCGTGGGCTCCATCGCGCTGGCGATCCTCTCAAAGCTCGGCTACCGCACCGTGGCGTCCACCGGCCGCCCCGAGCATGCGCAGTACCTCAAAGACCTGGGCGCCGACGAACTCATCGACCGCGCCACCCTTGCCGAACCGCGCACGCGTGGACTGGATGCCGAGCGCTGGGCCGGCGTGGTGGACGTGGCCGGCAGCCACACCTTGGCCAATGCGCTGGCGCAGACCAAGTACCGTGGAGTGGTGGCCGCAGCCGGGTTGGCGCAGGGCGTTGACCTCACCACTTCCGTACTCCCCTTCATCCTGCGCAACGTGACCCTCGCCGGCATTGATTCAGTGCAGGCGCCGCATGAAGTCCGTGCGGAGGCGTGGAAGCGTCTTGCTACCGACCTGGATCTTGGGAAGCTGGCCAGCACCGTGGAAGTGATTGGGCTGGAGAAGGTGCTGGAAGTATTCCCGGACTTCCTTGAAGGCAAGGTGCGTGGCCGGCTGGTGGTGGATGTGAACGCCTGA
- a CDS encoding NYN domain-containing protein, producing the protein MAHPSQETAVAILIDCDNVPPDIVDFALRMAAQAGRVTVRRGYGNTNTLGKSWEQALVRQAFTPCLQFQYASKKNTSDIALALDALETLFDKRADTFCLVTSDSDFAYLCRKLRERGANVYIVGEAKTPDALRNACDRFFEWVPEVDNDAKTKDVDTPEAKPAAATPKPEAKPAANGPLPKRRPRFLVEAVALLASSTPDGRVTLNALGQYLKRADPAFSPTVYGHSGLLSMVKTYDLLTPHEEESGQWSVSLAPKTEA; encoded by the coding sequence ATGGCACACCCCTCCCAGGAAACCGCTGTTGCCATCCTGATCGACTGCGACAACGTGCCGCCGGACATCGTGGACTTCGCGCTGCGCATGGCCGCACAGGCCGGCCGGGTCACCGTGCGCAGGGGCTACGGCAACACCAACACGCTGGGCAAGAGCTGGGAACAGGCACTGGTCCGCCAGGCCTTCACCCCCTGCCTGCAGTTCCAGTACGCCTCCAAGAAGAACACCTCCGACATCGCCCTGGCACTGGACGCCCTGGAAACGCTGTTCGACAAGCGTGCCGACACCTTCTGCCTGGTAACCAGCGACAGCGACTTCGCCTACCTCTGCCGCAAGCTGCGCGAGCGCGGCGCCAACGTCTACATCGTGGGCGAAGCCAAAACCCCGGACGCCCTGCGCAACGCCTGCGACCGGTTCTTCGAATGGGTGCCCGAGGTAGACAACGACGCCAAGACCAAGGACGTGGACACCCCGGAAGCCAAGCCGGCGGCCGCCACTCCGAAGCCGGAAGCCAAGCCCGCCGCCAACGGCCCGCTACCCAAGCGCCGCCCTCGGTTCCTGGTGGAGGCCGTTGCGCTGCTGGCCTCGTCCACCCCGGACGGCAGGGTCACCCTGAACGCACTGGGCCAGTACCTCAAGCGTGCCGACCCGGCCTTCAGCCCCACCGTCTACGGCCATTCCGGGCTGCTGAGCATGGTGAAGACCTACGACCTGCTCACCCCGCATGAGGAAGAAAGTGGCCAGTGGTCGGTGAGCCTGGCGCCCAAGACCGAGGCCTGA
- a CDS encoding endonuclease, translating to MGKPEKEAKLNRYSEIVGEVFRKNYKPGATSVPFEREQFLEAAVERGVALPKNLGDAIYSFKYRSSLPASIQATAPEGLEWGIYGAGRAKYEFRLERPLEIVPRLNQLVVKIPDATPEIIQAHALGDEQALLAKVRYNRLVDIFLGITASSLQNHLRTTVKGIGQIEIDELYVGLDRHGCQYVVPVQAKGGKDKHGRQQTEQDIACCREKFPGLVCRPVSAQFINPNKIAMFELALQDDEIRVVSEEHYELVTSASITPSDLAIYAGRGRV from the coding sequence ATGGGAAAGCCCGAGAAGGAAGCGAAGCTGAACCGGTACTCCGAGATCGTTGGAGAGGTCTTTCGGAAGAACTATAAGCCGGGTGCGACATCTGTGCCGTTCGAGCGAGAGCAGTTCCTCGAGGCCGCTGTTGAGCGCGGGGTTGCTTTGCCGAAGAACCTCGGGGATGCCATCTATTCTTTCAAGTATCGCTCTAGCCTGCCGGCATCCATCCAGGCCACCGCTCCCGAGGGTTTGGAGTGGGGCATCTACGGTGCTGGCCGCGCGAAGTACGAGTTCCGGCTGGAGCGGCCGCTCGAGATCGTGCCGCGCCTAAATCAACTTGTCGTAAAGATCCCCGACGCTACCCCGGAGATCATCCAGGCCCATGCGCTAGGCGACGAGCAGGCCCTGCTGGCCAAGGTTCGCTACAACCGCCTGGTCGACATTTTCTTAGGCATTACCGCGTCATCGCTGCAGAACCATTTGCGAACGACCGTGAAAGGCATTGGGCAGATCGAGATCGATGAGCTGTACGTGGGCTTAGATCGACACGGTTGCCAGTACGTTGTCCCCGTCCAGGCCAAGGGTGGAAAGGACAAGCATGGTCGTCAGCAGACTGAGCAGGACATCGCGTGCTGTCGCGAGAAGTTCCCAGGATTGGTGTGCCGGCCGGTGTCCGCGCAGTTCATCAATCCGAACAAGATCGCTATGTTCGAACTTGCGCTGCAAGATGACGAAATCAGGGTGGTGTCCGAGGAACACTACGAATTGGTGACCTCGGCCAGCATCACGCCCAGCGACCTGGCCATCTACGCGGGCCGGGGTCGGGTGTAG
- a CDS encoding DNA cytosine methyltransferase, translating into MTRPIGIDLFAGAGGLSLGFEQAGFDVVAAVEIDPVHAAVHAFNFPNCAVIPRSVTDLSGDQIREAAGVGSSKIDVVFGGAPCQGFSLMGQRAIDDPRNSLVKDFVRIVRELDASYFVFENVKGLTLGKHRKFLEELIEEFEAAGYDVVKDWKVLNAYSYGVPQDRQRLFLMGAKRGLTVPKYPAPLTAKPGSKDATLPYGPTCKDALDDLPDAERFSDLNVIDEVRVKKFGKASAYAELMRCETADGWAFGYKREWDPLLMTSSMRSNHSDISRGRFAETTPGDVEPISRFLKLPPKGVSNTLRAGTDSARGAFTSPRPIHYKWDRCVTVREMARLHGFPDWFRFNETKWHGARQIGNSVPPPLARAVAKQVKEAIGIEVKRPSKRVKLGDAALLRLSLAQAAKLWGIASPIGQRDRKSGAKKSKQAGGDPRQLAMAVSR; encoded by the coding sequence ATGACCAGACCCATCGGAATCGACCTCTTCGCCGGCGCAGGCGGCCTTAGCCTCGGGTTCGAGCAAGCAGGCTTCGACGTCGTGGCCGCCGTGGAGATTGACCCTGTCCACGCAGCCGTGCACGCCTTCAACTTCCCGAACTGTGCGGTGATCCCCCGCTCTGTCACCGACTTGAGCGGCGACCAGATTCGTGAGGCTGCCGGAGTGGGCTCTAGCAAGATCGACGTCGTGTTCGGTGGCGCTCCCTGCCAGGGCTTCTCCCTGATGGGGCAGCGTGCCATCGACGATCCGCGTAATTCCCTGGTTAAGGATTTCGTGCGCATTGTTCGTGAGCTCGACGCAAGCTACTTTGTCTTCGAGAACGTTAAGGGGTTGACGCTCGGCAAGCATCGCAAGTTCTTGGAAGAGCTTATTGAAGAGTTCGAGGCGGCGGGTTATGACGTCGTCAAGGACTGGAAGGTGCTGAACGCCTATTCTTATGGCGTACCCCAGGACCGCCAGCGCTTGTTCCTGATGGGCGCCAAGCGCGGCCTAACCGTGCCGAAGTATCCCGCCCCCCTTACTGCCAAGCCCGGCTCCAAGGATGCAACGCTTCCGTACGGACCGACTTGCAAGGATGCCCTGGACGATTTGCCCGATGCTGAGCGCTTCTCAGACCTGAACGTGATCGACGAGGTCCGGGTGAAAAAGTTCGGCAAGGCTAGTGCGTATGCCGAGTTGATGCGGTGCGAGACGGCCGACGGCTGGGCCTTCGGCTACAAGCGCGAATGGGATCCCTTGCTGATGACTTCCAGCATGCGGTCCAACCACAGCGACATTTCTCGTGGACGTTTCGCTGAAACGACTCCAGGCGACGTTGAGCCCATCTCGCGCTTCCTGAAGCTGCCGCCTAAGGGCGTGAGCAATACGCTGAGAGCAGGCACTGATTCGGCCAGAGGGGCCTTCACTAGCCCTCGCCCCATCCACTACAAGTGGGACAGGTGCGTAACCGTCCGAGAGATGGCGCGCCTGCATGGCTTCCCAGATTGGTTCCGGTTCAATGAAACCAAGTGGCATGGCGCCCGCCAAATTGGAAATTCGGTACCACCACCGCTCGCGCGCGCTGTGGCGAAGCAGGTCAAAGAAGCGATTGGGATCGAAGTAAAGCGTCCGTCGAAGAGAGTTAAGCTTGGCGATGCCGCACTACTTAGGCTGAGCCTGGCTCAGGCGGCGAAGCTTTGGGGCATCGCCAGTCCCATTGGACAACGAGATAGAAAGAGTGGGGCTAAGAAGTCAAAGCAAGCAGGCGGTGACCCAAGACAACTGGCAATGGCGGTTTCTCGGTAA
- a CDS encoding S41 family peptidase, protein MAAPSQPADQLPDVRKEILQLLERGALHRDQVDWPAARKQLQQTKDSAEADKLVDQLIARSTAGHGLWIRASAMSTPSGRMQRLARPEQLRRPSVAATASGPQRGQSGQADPIGWISVPYFKEDSTAPSSVRNQQTVTFARLLQSQLKAEDAINRCGWIIDLRANRGGNMWPMLVGVAPLLSTDAKRREVIGAFNIGATHQIWSIQSGRVLLEDRAPVELDSKAYVLRHPAPPVAVLFGPNTGSSGEMLALAFRGRPGSRSFGQMTAGYSTANMPTRLPDGGMLLLTGSVAVDRNLRGDGGKLKPDVNVSDTEDASIAARRWLMEQPSCKALRAT, encoded by the coding sequence ATGGCTGCTCCATCCCAGCCGGCGGACCAACTCCCAGACGTTCGCAAGGAGATCCTGCAGCTGCTTGAACGGGGCGCTCTCCATCGCGACCAGGTCGACTGGCCCGCAGCCCGCAAACAGCTCCAACAAACCAAAGATTCCGCCGAAGCCGACAAACTGGTCGACCAGCTCATTGCCCGCAGCACAGCCGGTCACGGCCTCTGGATCCGCGCATCCGCGATGTCCACCCCATCTGGCCGCATGCAGCGCCTTGCACGACCCGAGCAGCTACGGCGTCCCAGTGTCGCAGCAACCGCGTCCGGTCCGCAGCGAGGTCAATCTGGCCAAGCAGACCCTATCGGCTGGATATCCGTCCCATACTTCAAAGAAGACTCAACGGCACCCAGTTCCGTGCGGAATCAGCAGACGGTAACCTTCGCACGCCTGTTGCAATCGCAACTCAAGGCTGAGGATGCGATCAACCGTTGCGGCTGGATCATAGACCTTCGTGCGAACCGAGGCGGCAACATGTGGCCCATGCTGGTGGGCGTCGCACCGCTGCTGTCGACGGACGCAAAGAGGAGAGAGGTCATCGGCGCGTTCAACATCGGCGCAACGCACCAGATCTGGAGCATTCAGTCCGGCCGAGTTCTTCTAGAGGACCGCGCGCCAGTGGAGTTGGACTCCAAAGCCTATGTGCTCAGACATCCCGCACCACCTGTGGCAGTACTTTTCGGCCCCAACACAGGAAGCTCCGGGGAAATGCTTGCTTTGGCCTTCAGGGGTCGACCGGGCAGCCGAAGCTTCGGGCAGATGACCGCCGGCTATTCCACGGCCAACATGCCAACGCGCTTGCCGGACGGCGGCATGCTGCTGCTCACTGGCTCGGTTGCGGTTGATCGGAACTTGAGGGGAGACGGCGGAAAGCTCAAGCCGGATGTCAACGTCAGCGACACAGAGGATGCCTCGATCGCTGCGCGTAGGTGGTTGATGGAGCAGCCGAGCTGTAAGGCCCTCCGGGCCACCTAG
- a CDS encoding ATP-binding protein, whose amino-acid sequence MDVIATSFGRLQQFNWRPQDSLTVVAGENGSGKSQLLRSVALDGLNHGSRVVALACSVHDKFVGLKMGSSHYAPNRRGSKPEAVLKNAIIEIQSRDELQLRTLSRLLEYCNFDPVIGVRVRFDRDRLYESDVSTLISQELSDWRKREDARSLIHLLRAGDFGETQWVNFAGSHYEFSAERSLINIVAMERLLVKVGLIESISISLRKSGREIPLQQASSGELSLIASLLFISSKVNGADLLLIDEPENSLHPRWQRDYIDLIAAAIGYSDIRVVIATHSPILVLSTLNTTMSKRVLVLSDTFEERVELEMSSLEEVLAEVFHSYTPRNTYLSSTLVELMDKFEAGRISKADVASKLQAIDKSGVDDRQRDALNTVWQVVQRNGGRL is encoded by the coding sequence ATGGACGTAATCGCAACTAGCTTCGGTCGGCTACAGCAATTCAACTGGCGACCTCAAGATTCGCTCACTGTGGTGGCTGGGGAAAACGGTAGTGGGAAAAGTCAGCTGCTGCGAAGTGTTGCACTTGACGGTCTTAACCATGGAAGCAGGGTGGTTGCTCTAGCTTGCTCGGTTCACGACAAGTTCGTCGGGCTTAAGATGGGGTCGTCTCACTATGCGCCCAACCGACGGGGGTCCAAGCCTGAGGCTGTTCTCAAAAACGCGATCATAGAAATTCAAAGTCGTGACGAACTTCAGCTCCGCACCTTGTCCCGTCTGCTTGAATACTGCAATTTCGACCCTGTCATAGGCGTGCGTGTAAGGTTCGATAGAGATAGGCTGTACGAGTCAGATGTCAGTACTCTCATTTCCCAAGAGCTGTCAGACTGGCGTAAGCGAGAGGACGCTCGGTCGCTCATTCACTTGCTCAGGGCGGGAGACTTCGGCGAAACGCAATGGGTGAATTTCGCAGGCAGCCATTACGAGTTCTCAGCTGAGCGTTCACTGATCAATATAGTGGCGATGGAGCGTCTTCTTGTTAAGGTGGGACTTATAGAGAGCATTTCCATCTCTCTCAGAAAGTCAGGCCGTGAGATACCTCTCCAGCAAGCTAGCTCGGGCGAACTGTCGCTGATCGCGTCCTTACTCTTCATCTCATCAAAAGTTAATGGCGCTGATCTGCTGCTAATCGACGAGCCAGAAAACAGCCTGCATCCCAGGTGGCAGCGAGACTACATTGATCTGATCGCTGCGGCAATTGGCTACTCAGACATCAGGGTGGTTATAGCAACTCATTCACCAATACTGGTTCTCTCCACCCTAAATACGACGATGTCGAAGAGAGTATTGGTTCTCTCGGATACATTCGAGGAGCGAGTTGAGCTGGAAATGTCCAGCCTCGAGGAAGTCCTGGCGGAGGTTTTCCACTCGTACACGCCGAGAAATACGTATCTGAGTTCAACTCTTGTCGAACTGATGGACAAATTTGAGGCTGGTCGAATTTCCAAGGCCGATGTGGCGAGTAAGCTTCAGGCAATTGATAAGTCTGGCGTAGACGATCGACAGAGGGATGCGCTTAATACTGTTTGGCAGGTTGTTCAGCGGAACGGGGGCAGATTGTGA